One stretch of Alcaligenes aquatilis DNA includes these proteins:
- a CDS encoding M23 family metallopeptidase, whose protein sequence is MNHTDISLVRRRLLGAATVWGLTAPWLAQAAPGQGTFIERTLHRPVPGGVAVLDLGSGGSAPVAHFNGNRVLVIQDADQRWKAIVGLDLKTQAGQHSISVQGQSGVAFQVGSKRYREQRITLKNKSHVNPDPQQQARFEREYEEQMQAYASFRNEGPSNVVFEKPVPGRLTSPFGLRRFFNGQERNPHSGLDFAAPTGTAVKVPADGVVTIVADYFFNGKTVFVDHGQGLITMFCHLSAFDVRVGDRVSKGDVVARSGATGRATGPHLHWNVSLNNARVDPAIFIGAFQA, encoded by the coding sequence ATGAATCACACTGATATTTCTCTGGTACGGCGGCGCCTTTTAGGCGCCGCAACTGTTTGGGGCCTGACCGCTCCGTGGCTGGCACAGGCCGCGCCTGGGCAGGGCACGTTCATCGAACGTACTCTGCATCGTCCTGTGCCGGGTGGGGTAGCCGTGCTGGACCTGGGATCAGGTGGCTCAGCCCCGGTGGCGCACTTTAATGGCAACCGTGTTCTAGTAATTCAGGATGCTGACCAGCGCTGGAAAGCGATTGTTGGGCTGGACCTGAAAACCCAAGCTGGCCAGCACAGCATCTCGGTGCAAGGGCAGTCGGGTGTGGCGTTCCAGGTGGGCAGCAAGCGGTATCGGGAGCAGCGCATTACCTTGAAAAACAAGTCTCATGTAAATCCGGACCCGCAGCAGCAGGCCCGTTTTGAGCGCGAGTATGAAGAGCAGATGCAGGCCTATGCCAGCTTTCGCAACGAAGGCCCCAGCAATGTGGTCTTTGAAAAGCCCGTTCCGGGTCGCCTGACCAGTCCGTTTGGTCTGCGCCGTTTCTTCAATGGCCAAGAGCGTAACCCACATTCGGGTCTGGACTTTGCCGCGCCTACCGGCACGGCAGTCAAAGTGCCTGCCGATGGGGTTGTCACCATCGTGGCGGACTACTTCTTTAACGGTAAAACCGTATTTGTGGATCACGGCCAGGGCCTGATCACCATGTTCTGTCACTTGTCGGCCTTTGATGTGCGTGTGGGCGATCGTGTCAGCAAGGGCGATGTCGTAGCGCGCTCCGGTGCGACGGGTCGTGCGACCGGCCCTCATTTGCACTGGAACGTCAGCCTGAATAACGCACGGGTGGACCCCGCTATCTTTATTGGTGCATTCCAGGCCTAG